The genomic region CAAAGCCCGGAAGCGGCCGCAATACTCGAAGCGCTGATTCGGATTATTGGGGGATCGTCTAGCGGCAGGACAACGGACTCTGACTCCGTTAACCCAGGTTCGAATCCTGGTCCCCCAGCCATCAAGCCGAAAGCCGCCCTTCCAGGCGGCTTTTTTACATCATCCATGCTGAATTCTCCTTTGCTGGCTTTCTGGGCGGTGTTGCGCCGGGATCTCGTGTTGGCCTATCGCCACCGCGGGGAACTGGCCAATCCCATGCTGTTTTTTTTAATGATTGTCAGCCTCTATCCGCTGGGCATCAGTCCGGAACCGGATATCCTTCGCATCATCGCTCCCGGGGTGGTGTGGATCGCCGCCTTGCTGGCCGCCTTGTTCTCGCTGGAGAACCTCTTCCGCAACGATTTCCAGGACGGCACTTTGGAGCAATTGCTCCTCAGTCCCCATCCCCTGGCCGTGCTCATCCTGGCCAAGGTCCTGGCCCACTGGTTGGTCAGCGGCCTGCCGATGCTGCTTTTGGCACCGCTGCTGGGGCTTTTGCTCGATCTACCCGCCGCCGGCCAATGGGCCTTGATCGAAACCTTGGCTCTGGGTACGCCCCTGCTGAGCCTGATCGGCGCCATCGGAACGGCCCTGACCGTCGGATTGCAGCGCGGCGGCGTCCTGCTCACGCTGTTGGTCATGCCCTTGTACATTCCAGTCCTGATCTTCGCCACCAACGCGGTGACGGCGGCGACGGTCGGCATGCCGATTTCCGGGCAATTGTACTTCCTGGCCTCCCTTCTGGCCCTGGCTCTGACGCTGGTACCGATCGCCCTGGCGGCAGCGGTGCGAATCAGTTTAAGCTGATGAGGTGGCTTTTTTTGGTATCATTTTAGTTTTTATTCGAAATCAATCGGACGCAAGAATTATGTGGGCGTTCCTGCACAAACTGGCTTCTCCCAAACATTTCTATCGCATTACCGGCGCGTGGATTCCATGGCTGGGTGCCGCCACCGCGGCGCTTTTGATCGCCGGTTTATATTTGGGGCTGTGGATCGCCCCGACCGACTATCAGCAAGGGGACAGCTACCGGATCATATTCGTCCACGTCCCCGCCGCCTGGATGTCACTGTTCATATACGTTTTCATGGCCGTGGCCGGCGGTATCGGCCTGATTTGGAACATTAAAATGGCCGACATCATGGCGGCCGGCTCCGCTCCCATCGGCGCCTCCTTCACCTTCTTGGCGCTGGCCACCGGTTCCATCTGGGGAAAACCCATGTGGGGCACCTGGTGGGTCTGGGATGCGCGCCTGACTTCCGAACTGATTCTGCTGTTTCTCTATTTGGGCTACATCGCCCTCCAGGCCGCCATCGAAGACCCTCGCATCGCCGCCCGGGCGGGTGCGATCCTGGCCATCGTGGGCAGCGTCAACATTCCCATCATTCACTACTCGGTGGAATGGTGGAACACCCTCCATCAGGGACCCACGGTGACCCGCTTCGACAAACCGGCCATGCATATCAGCATGCTTTGGCCGTTGCTGCTCATGGCCTTGGCTTTCCAGCTGTATTTCTTCACCGTGCTGCTCCTGCGGGCGCGGTCCGAACTTCTGTGGCGCGAGCGACGCAGCCGCTGGGTGCAGGAACTGTTCGGGAACTCCGACAAGCCTAACCTCTCAAAGAGCCAGGAGGCCACCCCATGAACTGGCCCGAATTCTTTCACATGGGCGGTTACGGCGCTTATGTCTGGAGCGCATACGGCCTGGCCGCTGGGGTGCTGGTTTGGAACCTGATCACTCCCTGGCTCAAACGGCGTGAAGTCATGCGCAAATTAAAACGACTTTATCGGCAAGAGGATTTACCTTCATGACCCCTCGTAGGCGGCGTATGATCCTGGTCGGCGTCATCGTAATCGGCGTCAGCGTAGCGACCTTCCTGGCCTTGGCGGCATTTCAGAAAAATCTTTTGTATTTTTACACGCCGTCCCAAATCGAAGCGGGAGAGGCCCCCACCGGCTATGCCTTCCGGGTCGGGGGCTTGGTGGAAGAAGGCAGTGTCCGGCGCAATCCCGACAACCTGGCGGTGCGGTTCATCCTCACCGACGGAAGCGCTCGAGTCACCGTGTTTCATGAAGGGATCCTGCCGGATTTATTCCGGGAAGGCCAAGGCATCATCGCCATCGGCCAACTCCAATCGGATGGCCTTTTCAAAGCATCCCAGGTCCTTGCCAAGCACGATGAAAATTATATGCCGCCGGAAGTGGCCGAAGCGCTCGAAAAAAGCGGCAAACTTCCGCCCGTGGATGATTTCAAAGAGGTGCGCCCATGACTGCGGAAATCGGCCAATTGGCCTTGATCATGGCTTTGTTGATGGCGGCCCTGCAGGCCTTTTTTCCTCTCGCCGGAACCCTCTTCCGGTTGCCAACCTGGATGACGGTGGGGCGCCCGGCCGCTCGCGCCCAGTGCCTGTTCCTGGGCGTGGCGTTCTACTGCCTGGTACAGAGTTTCGTGGTGAACGATTTTTCGTTGCTCTACGTCGCCCAGCATTCCAATACGGCCTTACCCCTGTTTTATCGAATCACCGCCGTTTGGGGTGCCCACGAGGGGTCGGTGCTTTTATGGGCCTTGATTCTGGGGCTGTGGACCTGTGCGGTCAGCATTTTCAACCGAGGGCTTTCCGAACCCTTCGTCGCCCGCGTGCTGGGGGTATTGGGACTGATCAGCGTGGGCATCCTCCTGTTCATCCTGCTCACCTCCAATCCCTTCGAACGGATCGTGCCGGCACCGATGGACGGTCAGGATCTCAATCCGCTCCTGCAGGATTTCGGTCTGGCGGTCCATCCGCCCATGCTTTACATGGGCTACGTGGGCATGGCGGTTCCCTTCAGTTTCGCCATCGCCGCCCTTCTCTCGGGTTCCCTCGATGCCGCCTGGGCACGCTGGTCGCGTCCCTGGACCCTGGTGGCATGGGCGTTTCTCACTCTGGGCATCACCCTCGGCTCGTGGTGGGCTTACTATGAACTGGGCTGGGGCGGCTGGTGGTTCTGGGATCCGGTGGAGAACGCCTCCTTCATGCCCTGGCTGATGGCCACCGCCTTGATCCACTGTCTGGCGGTGACGGAAAAACGCGGCGCTTTCAAGGCCTGGACCGTGCTGTTGGCCATCTTCGCTTTCTCCCTGAGCCTGCTGGGCATGTTCTTGGTGCGTTCCGGGGTTCTGGTTTCGGTGCACGCTTTCGCCACCGACCCCGAACGGGGGGTATTCATCCTCATCTTCCTGGGATTGGTGATCGGCGGTTCGCTGCTTCTGTATGCCCTGCGCGCGCCCACGGTCAAAGATCACGCCCGCTTCCACTGGTTCTCCAAGGAAGCCCTGCTGCTGCTCAACAATATTCTCTTGGTCACCGCCAGCGCCAGCGTTTTGCTGGGCACCCTGTATCCACTGGTGCTGGACGCCCTGGGCTTGGGCAAAATCTCCGTGGGACCGCCCTATTTCGGCAGCGTGTTCACTCCCCTCACCGCGCCCCTGTTCTTGCTCGCCGGCATCGGCCCGCTGGTGGCCTGGCGACAAGGGCAGTTGTCCCGCCTGTGGCGCCAGGTGCGATGGCTGATTCCGGCCAGCATGGTGATCGCCGCCGTAGTAAGCGCGATCTGGTTCGATCCCACCCATCTTAAAACCCTGGCCGCCTTGAGCTGCGCCTTCTGGCTGGCCGCCACCGCCCTCCTACCCTTGTGGCAACGGGTGCGCAACCGCCCCGGTGTGGCCGGTTGGAAACAACCCCGCAGCTTTTACGGCATGATCCTGGCCCACTTCGGCTTGGCGGTATTCCTGATCGGGGTGGCCCTTTCCAATCAGTTCAGCGTGGAAAAAACCGTCCGTTTGGCGCCGGGAGAATCGGTGGAGCTGGCCGGCTACACCTTCGCCTTCCAAGGTATTCGTGAGATCGACGGGCCCAATTACGGGGCGGATATCGGGCAATTCGAGGTACGCAAAAACGGCGAACGGATCGCGATTCTCGAACCGGAAAAGCGGTTTTACCGCGTCCAACGCAACATCATGACCGAGGCCGCCATCGATCCGTCCCTGCGACGCGATCTTTACGTCGCCCTCGGGGAATCCCTCGACGGCGAAGCCTGGAGCGTGCGCCTCTACGTCAAACCCGCGATCCGCTGGATCTGGCTGGGCGGTTTGTTGATGATGCTGGGAGGCGGGTTGGCCGCCACTGACCGGCGCTATCGAGCTGCCCAGGCGACCCGCCGGGTTGAGGCAACGGATCAATCCATCACCGTATCACCCTGACATGCTCAAATATATTTTGCCCCTAGGATTATTCATCGGTTTGCTGATTCTTCTCGGCGTGGGTCTCACTTTGAATCCGCGCGAGGTGCCTTCCCCCTTGGTCGGAAAACCGGCGCCCGGATTTCAACTGACGCGCCTTGACAACGCCGAGCAGCCCGTCTCCGAGGAAATTTTCCAAGGCCGAGTCACCTTATTTAATGTTTGGTCCTCCTGGTGCACCGCTTGCCGGCAGGAACATCCGGTACTGATGGATCTGGCCCGCCGAGGCGAGGTGACGCTCATCGGGCTGAATTACAAGGATAGTCGGGCCGCCGCCCGGTCGGTCCTCGAACACTCCGGCAATCCCTATCGGTTGAGCGCCTTCGATGCCGACGGCAAGGTGGGCATCGATTGGGGCGTTTACGGCGTTCCGGAAACCTTCGTCATCGACCGACACGGCATCGTCCGCTACAAGCATATCGGTCCCGTTACTGCCCAGATTTGGGAGGAAAAGCTGGCCCCCTTGGTACGCTACCTGGAGAAGCAATCGTGACCTTTACTTTACCCAGCCTGTTTCTCGCCCTCTTCCTCAATCTTTTAATCGCCCCGGCCTGGGCAGGTATAGAAGTACGCGAATTCCCCGACCCCCGATTGGAAGCCCGTTATCAAGACCTGATCGAAGAACTTCGCTGCCTGGTTTGCCAAAATCAATCCCTGGCCGATTCCAAGGCGGATCTGGCCGAGGATTTGCGCGACGAGGTCTATACCATGCTCATGGCCGGCAAGGACGACCGGGAAATCATCGACTTCCTGGTCAACCGATACGGAGACTTCGTCCTCTACCGACCGCCGGTGAAAACCACCACCGCCCTGCTCTGGTTCGGCCCCTTCATCGCTTTATTGGGAGGGATATTCATTCTCTGGTTCCTCACCCGCAAGCGCCGGCCTGAGACCCCTTCGGCCTTGAGCGAAGAAGAACGCCGCCGCTTGGATTCCCTATTAAAAGACCGACAAGATAACCCATGACCACTTTTTGGCTCGTTGCAGCCGGCCTGGTGTTGCTGGCTTATGCCCTATTCTGGTGGAGTTTGCGTCGCCCACCCAAGGTGGACGATCAAGCTCAATTGAACGCCAATTTGAACGTTCACCGCAGCCGCCGCCTCGAACTGGAGCAGGAACGGCGCGAAGGAAAACTTTCTTCCCATGAATTCGATCAACTGGTCGCCGAATTGGACCGGGAATTGCTCGATGCGGCATCCCCTCGCCCCGAAGCCAAGCGCGCCGAAGGCTTCCAGGGACTGACCTCCATCGCCGTCACTTTGGCGATATTGCCGATGATCGCCTTGGCCCTCTATTTCGGTCTCGGACGTCCGGACCTGATCGGGGCCGGCGTCAATTCAGCCCCATCTCAAAACGTACCCGACTCTTTGCAAGCCGGTATCGAACGGCTGAAACAACGCCTCCGGGACAACCCCGACGATCCTCGGGGATGGATGCTGCTGGCCCGCTCCTTCCAGGCCATGAATCGGCTGGATGAAGCCCAAAACGCGTACGAGCAGGCCTTGCGCCTGGTTCCCGAGGATTTGGATCTGAAGGCCCGCTATGCCGAAGTGCTGGCCCAGCGTCAACAGGGAGATTTGCGCGGCAAGCCGCTTCAATTGGTACGGGAGATCCTCGACGCCGATCCCAAGCACCCCTATGCCTTGTGGCTATCGGGCCTGGCGGCGCTCCATGCCGGCGATCGGGAGCAAGCGCGCCGACATTGGCAAGCCTTGCTCGATCAGATGCCGCCGGGGAGCTCCTCGGCTGAACAGCTGCGCGCGATGATCACCAAGGCGGGACTTGCCCTGGATGCCCAGCCGACCGCGACGACGACTGTCCAAGTGCGGGCCAAAGTGCAACTGGCACCCGATTTGCTCTCCCACGCCACCCCCGAAGATCAGGTCTATATTTTCGCTCGCGCCGCCCAAGGCCCTCCCATGCCCCTGGCCATCGTCCGCAAGCGGGTGAAAGATCTGCCGGTGACGGTGATCTTGGATGACTCCATGGCCATGATGCCGCAGATGAAGCTTTCCAATTTCGATCGCGTCGTTCTCGGCGCTCGGGTGGCCAAATCCGGCAACGCCAAGGGTGCACCCGGCGATCTGGAGGGCTGGACAAATCCGGTGTCGATCACTGATGATGAACCCCACGTCATCGTCATCGACGAGGTTCGATCATGATCGAGTTGCAACCAAGCACCGACGCTTTGATCGTCGTCGACGTGCAAAACGATTTTCTTCCAGGCGGCACGCTGGCGATCCCGGAGGGGGATCAAATCATCCCTGTTTTGAATCATTACATCGACCGATTCACGGCCGAAGGACTCCCGATCCTCGCAACCCGCGACTGGCATCCTTCCCACCACTGTTCGTTCCAATCGCGGGGCGGGCCTTGGCCGCCTCACTGCATCGCCGAAACCCACGGCGCCCAATTCCCTTCCGAGCTCTGCTTGCCCAGCGAAACGCGAATCATCTCCAAGGCCACCGAGCCGGAGAGAGAAGCCTATTCCGGCTTTGACGGAACCGACCTGGACAGGCAGCTCCAACGACTGGGCATGAAGCGTCTTTTCATCGGCGGATTGGCCACCGATTATTGTGTCCTCAATACGGTACGGGACGCCCGCAGCTGCGGCTATCAAGTGTTCCTGCTACGCGATGCGGTCCGCGCCGTCAACATCAACCCCGGCGACGAACAAAAAGCTTTGGACGAAATGCAACGCCTGGAAACTCGTTTCATTACTCTTCAGGATCTGGCATGAACCAATCCGTGCTCCTCACCGACCAGTATCAGCTCACCATGCTGCAAGGCTATTGGTACGAAGGCATGGAGGAGACCGCCGTGTTCGAGTTGTTCGTGCGCAAATTTCCCTCCCGCCGCAATTTTCTGATCGCGGCGGGACTCGAGCAGGCACTTCAATATCTGGAGAATCTGGCATTTACCGCCGATGAATGCGCTTATCTGGCGCAAACCGGCTATTTCGACGCGCAATTCATCGACTGGTTGGCGACCCTGCGTTTCACCGGCGATGTGGACGCCATGCCGGAAGGGACGATTTTTTTTCCCGACGAACCCGTCTTGCGCGTGACCGCCCCCCTGCCCCAAGCCCAATTGGTGGAGCCGCGCCTGATCAATCTGCTTCAATTTCAGAGTCTGATCGCTTCCAAGGCGGCCCGCTGCGTGCTCGCCGCCCCGGGCAAAAACCTGGTGGATTTCGGCCTGCGCCGCGCCCACGGATTCGAGGCCGGATTATTGGCCGCCCGAGCCGCCTATCTGGCGGGATTCGCCGCCACTTCCAACGTGCTCGCCGGCATGGAATTCGGCACCCCCATTTCCGGCACCATGGCCCATTCCTACATCATGGCCCACGACGACGAAATCGAGGCTTTTCGAGGATTCGCCCGTTCCCAACCCAACAACGTGACTCTTTTGATCGACACTTACGACACTCTGGCGGGAGTGGATAAAGTGGTCGACCTGGCACCCCAATTGGCTAAAGAAAATATCCCCGTCAAAGCGGTTCGTATCGACAGCGGGGATCTGGAAGCCTTGGCGTTCCAAACGCGCCGAAAATTGGATGCGGCCGGTCTCCAATCGGTCCAGATCGTGGTCAGCGGCGATCTGGATGAATACGCCTTGAAACAACTCAGTGAGCACCACGCACCCATCGACGGCTACGGGGTGGGCACCAAACTCACCACCTCCACCGACGCCCCGTTTCTCAACTGCGCCTATAAGCTGCAGGAATACGCCGGCGTTCCGCGGCGC from Methylohalobius crimeensis 10Ki harbors:
- the ccmB gene encoding heme exporter protein CcmB → MLNSPLLAFWAVLRRDLVLAYRHRGELANPMLFFLMIVSLYPLGISPEPDILRIIAPGVVWIAALLAALFSLENLFRNDFQDGTLEQLLLSPHPLAVLILAKVLAHWLVSGLPMLLLAPLLGLLLDLPAAGQWALIETLALGTPLLSLIGAIGTALTVGLQRGGVLLTLLVMPLYIPVLIFATNAVTAATVGMPISGQLYFLASLLALALTLVPIALAAAVRISLS
- a CDS encoding heme ABC transporter permease; this translates as MWAFLHKLASPKHFYRITGAWIPWLGAATAALLIAGLYLGLWIAPTDYQQGDSYRIIFVHVPAAWMSLFIYVFMAVAGGIGLIWNIKMADIMAAGSAPIGASFTFLALATGSIWGKPMWGTWWVWDARLTSELILLFLYLGYIALQAAIEDPRIAARAGAILAIVGSVNIPIIHYSVEWWNTLHQGPTVTRFDKPAMHISMLWPLLLMALAFQLYFFTVLLLRARSELLWRERRSRWVQELFGNSDKPNLSKSQEATP
- the ccmD gene encoding heme exporter protein CcmD, with product MNWPEFFHMGGYGAYVWSAYGLAAGVLVWNLITPWLKRREVMRKLKRLYRQEDLPS
- the ccmE gene encoding cytochrome c maturation protein CcmE, coding for MTPRRRRMILVGVIVIGVSVATFLALAAFQKNLLYFYTPSQIEAGEAPTGYAFRVGGLVEEGSVRRNPDNLAVRFILTDGSARVTVFHEGILPDLFREGQGIIAIGQLQSDGLFKASQVLAKHDENYMPPEVAEALEKSGKLPPVDDFKEVRP
- a CDS encoding heme lyase CcmF/NrfE family subunit, whose product is MTAEIGQLALIMALLMAALQAFFPLAGTLFRLPTWMTVGRPAARAQCLFLGVAFYCLVQSFVVNDFSLLYVAQHSNTALPLFYRITAVWGAHEGSVLLWALILGLWTCAVSIFNRGLSEPFVARVLGVLGLISVGILLFILLTSNPFERIVPAPMDGQDLNPLLQDFGLAVHPPMLYMGYVGMAVPFSFAIAALLSGSLDAAWARWSRPWTLVAWAFLTLGITLGSWWAYYELGWGGWWFWDPVENASFMPWLMATALIHCLAVTEKRGAFKAWTVLLAIFAFSLSLLGMFLVRSGVLVSVHAFATDPERGVFILIFLGLVIGGSLLLYALRAPTVKDHARFHWFSKEALLLLNNILLVTASASVLLGTLYPLVLDALGLGKISVGPPYFGSVFTPLTAPLFLLAGIGPLVAWRQGQLSRLWRQVRWLIPASMVIAAVVSAIWFDPTHLKTLAALSCAFWLAATALLPLWQRVRNRPGVAGWKQPRSFYGMILAHFGLAVFLIGVALSNQFSVEKTVRLAPGESVELAGYTFAFQGIREIDGPNYGADIGQFEVRKNGERIAILEPEKRFYRVQRNIMTEAAIDPSLRRDLYVALGESLDGEAWSVRLYVKPAIRWIWLGGLLMMLGGGLAATDRRYRAAQATRRVEATDQSITVSP
- a CDS encoding DsbE family thiol:disulfide interchange protein; the protein is MLKYILPLGLFIGLLILLGVGLTLNPREVPSPLVGKPAPGFQLTRLDNAEQPVSEEIFQGRVTLFNVWSSWCTACRQEHPVLMDLARRGEVTLIGLNYKDSRAAARSVLEHSGNPYRLSAFDADGKVGIDWGVYGVPETFVIDRHGIVRYKHIGPVTAQIWEEKLAPLVRYLEKQS
- a CDS encoding cytochrome c-type biogenesis protein — protein: MTFTLPSLFLALFLNLLIAPAWAGIEVREFPDPRLEARYQDLIEELRCLVCQNQSLADSKADLAEDLRDEVYTMLMAGKDDREIIDFLVNRYGDFVLYRPPVKTTTALLWFGPFIALLGGIFILWFLTRKRRPETPSALSEEERRRLDSLLKDRQDNP
- the ccmI gene encoding c-type cytochrome biogenesis protein CcmI codes for the protein MTTFWLVAAGLVLLAYALFWWSLRRPPKVDDQAQLNANLNVHRSRRLELEQERREGKLSSHEFDQLVAELDRELLDAASPRPEAKRAEGFQGLTSIAVTLAILPMIALALYFGLGRPDLIGAGVNSAPSQNVPDSLQAGIERLKQRLRDNPDDPRGWMLLARSFQAMNRLDEAQNAYEQALRLVPEDLDLKARYAEVLAQRQQGDLRGKPLQLVREILDADPKHPYALWLSGLAALHAGDREQARRHWQALLDQMPPGSSSAEQLRAMITKAGLALDAQPTATTTVQVRAKVQLAPDLLSHATPEDQVYIFARAAQGPPMPLAIVRKRVKDLPVTVILDDSMAMMPQMKLSNFDRVVLGARVAKSGNAKGAPGDLEGWTNPVSITDDEPHVIVIDEVRS
- a CDS encoding isochorismatase family protein; the protein is MIELQPSTDALIVVDVQNDFLPGGTLAIPEGDQIIPVLNHYIDRFTAEGLPILATRDWHPSHHCSFQSRGGPWPPHCIAETHGAQFPSELCLPSETRIISKATEPEREAYSGFDGTDLDRQLQRLGMKRLFIGGLATDYCVLNTVRDARSCGYQVFLLRDAVRAVNINPGDEQKALDEMQRLETRFITLQDLA
- a CDS encoding nicotinate phosphoribosyltransferase, which codes for MNQSVLLTDQYQLTMLQGYWYEGMEETAVFELFVRKFPSRRNFLIAAGLEQALQYLENLAFTADECAYLAQTGYFDAQFIDWLATLRFTGDVDAMPEGTIFFPDEPVLRVTAPLPQAQLVEPRLINLLQFQSLIASKAARCVLAAPGKNLVDFGLRRAHGFEAGLLAARAAYLAGFAATSNVLAGMEFGTPISGTMAHSYIMAHDDEIEAFRGFARSQPNNVTLLIDTYDTLAGVDKVVDLAPQLAKENIPVKAVRIDSGDLEALAFQTRRKLDAAGLQSVQIVVSGDLDEYALKQLSEHHAPIDGYGVGTKLTTSTDAPFLNCAYKLQEYAGVPRRKVSEGKQTWPGRKQVFRYYDSNGRFEKDVLTTLDDKQDGAALLQPVMRQGQRLEAAEKLATIQARCADQLDALPEALEQIEQSADYPVEISPALQRLTDETNRRLNLV